Proteins from a genomic interval of Lysobacter stagni:
- a CDS encoding fimbrial biogenesis chaperone, with product MILRRTLVAGLAILALTGGVAQARGQLQARQTSVDLMPGNRGGRLMLGNAGDSPVAAQIRVYRWTQDGNDDVLVPSNDLTVSPPVVEIAGGADQLVRLVRNSDAAPQREETYRVVVDELPGDPAAQQGSAVTVRMRYLIPVFVRAVDPAPAALECHLGAAELACSNRGGVAAQLGASRLLSADGRSVQITDGLLGYVLSGSSRRFPLDADKLGPAAQWKQLEVRLNGQPATIALSAAP from the coding sequence ATGATCCTGCGCCGCACCCTGGTTGCCGGACTGGCCATCCTCGCCCTGACGGGCGGGGTCGCGCAGGCGCGCGGCCAGTTGCAGGCCCGCCAGACCAGCGTTGACCTGATGCCCGGCAATCGCGGCGGCAGGCTCATGCTCGGCAACGCCGGCGACAGCCCGGTGGCGGCGCAGATCCGTGTGTACCGTTGGACCCAGGACGGCAATGACGACGTCCTGGTGCCGAGCAACGATCTGACGGTCAGCCCGCCGGTGGTGGAAATCGCCGGTGGCGCGGACCAGCTGGTCCGGCTCGTGCGCAATTCCGATGCCGCTCCGCAGCGCGAAGAAACCTATCGCGTGGTCGTCGATGAGCTCCCGGGTGATCCGGCCGCTCAGCAGGGCAGCGCCGTCACCGTGCGCATGCGCTATCTCATTCCGGTGTTCGTGCGCGCAGTGGATCCCGCCCCGGCGGCGCTCGAATGCCACCTCGGTGCGGCCGAACTGGCCTGCAGCAACCGCGGCGGCGTCGCGGCCCAGCTCGGCGCCAGTCGCCTGCTGTCGGCCGACGGCCGCAGCGTCCAGATCACCGACGGTCTGCTGGGCTATGTGCTGTCAGGCAGTTCCCGCCGCTTTCCGCTCGACGCCGACAAGCTTGGCCCGGCGGCTCAGTGGAAGCAGCTCGAGGTCCGGCTGAACGGTCAGCCGGCGACGATTGCACTGTCGGCAGCGCCCTAA
- a CDS encoding Csu type fimbrial protein yields MKLLNTALALALFAAAPAAMAGTATANFQVSIKLDNSCSIATNPLNFNTQTTLASNVDAQTTLTVTCVSAGPYTVGISAGGGTGATFASRKMKHATLTDTINYSLYAETGRTNVIGDGTSGNVTLSGSAAGATAFTIYGRVFGSQNPKATGDYSDTVTATVSF; encoded by the coding sequence ATGAAGCTCCTGAACACCGCCCTTGCCCTCGCCCTGTTTGCCGCCGCCCCGGCGGCGATGGCCGGCACCGCCACCGCCAACTTCCAGGTCTCGATCAAGCTGGACAACAGCTGCTCGATCGCCACCAACCCGCTGAACTTCAACACCCAGACCACGCTGGCCAGCAACGTCGACGCGCAGACCACCCTGACGGTCACCTGCGTCTCGGCCGGTCCGTACACCGTGGGCATCAGCGCCGGCGGCGGTACGGGCGCCACGTTCGCCAGCCGCAAGATGAAGCACGCCACCCTGACCGACACCATCAACTACTCGCTGTACGCCGAAACCGGCCGCACGAACGTGATCGGCGACGGCACCTCGGGTAACGTCACGCTGTCGGGTTCGGCCGCCGGTGCCACCGCCTTCACCATCTACGGCCGCGTGTTCGGCTCGCAGAACCCGAAGGCGACCGGTGACTACTCCGACACCGTCACCGCCACGGTCTCGTTCTGA